AATTGTCCTGTTATTAATTCTCCGCCTACTGAAATTGTTACACCTCCACCAATGTCGCAATCACACGTTCCCTTGGAAACACCTCTTATCATGAACGATGCAATAACGAGTACTCCACGCCCCAAGCAACCAGAAAACGTTTCCGAACGTCCGAAGCCACTCCCTGTGGGAAACCTTTGCGATAAATTTCTCAAAGGAAGCGGTTCCTTTGTACAATCTCCACCCGAGAAACCGAAGCAGCAGGAACAGAAATTTGAAAGCCCTGGCATGGAAATGAAAATAGAACCGGCTAAAGAAACTCATATGCAGGAACCTGCGAAACCAGATATTAAGATAACACCAATTAAAGAAACGATTCCACAGAAACCTGTGGAACAAAAACCGTCCGTAGAGGACGATAGCAGAGATATTCGTGCTTATATAGAAGAACATAATTTGTTCGAGAAGGAGTTGCGTAATAGATTGGAGCCGCATACTTGGGAATGCGGCACAGAGGAAGAACGTCGTAAACTTATAGATACGTCTGTTATAATAGATCAATTTTTACGAGATTTAAGGGATACAACGAATAGTTTATCCAGCGATATTGCGTACTTGAAAGCGCTACTATTGCAATCGTTTGCTTGGGTCGAAGAAACCAAGTCGAAAAATGCAGCTTCTATCGATATCGTCACTAGAAACTGCGGGGATAGTAATAAGATATCCGATCTACAGAAGTTATATTATTATACTCAAACACAACTTACTCAGGCTAGTAAAATTTTAGATTTAGAATGGTCGGATAGTAAGTCTCAAGAAATATCGCAAATGAAAATTCCCCATTTGGAGTTCGTGTATCAGAATCTTATACTGCATAATAAAATCATTCAAGAGGAGAAAAGCAAATTAGAGCACCTTAAAAGACGATGGagattaattatttgtaataaCAACATTTTTGGATTGAATCGATCGTTGTCGAATTTAAGTATAACATCGACAAAGTCTTCAGCTTCTCTTCCAAGAAATGGAGGAATTATAGAAGCACGTTGCAAAGCTATTGCTAACAAAACGTTGAGCTTTACTCAAgggaaacaaattaaattaagagAACATTTGTCTGCTTCCGTGCCAAGAGTTATAAAGCCAGTTAATCCTTCGCCTATCCAGCACCGTTTGGAAGCAACGTTGTCGTCGTTAGCTTCTCTTGACACTATGTCCGTTGATGCTAAAAATAAGGTAGAACAACCTATTTCGAAACAAACTCTAATTACTAAACAAACCACCGAAGAACCAAAAGTACAGAGTCATTTAGATTCATTGAACAGTATTGTAGCGAGAATTGGCGCAAACGAAACGAATAATGTACCAATGAAAAGCAAAGTACAAAGCAAACAACCTGTTTTTCCTATCGTTTTTCCATCTACAACCGGAAGCAAACCCTTACAAGTAGAAATAAAACCAAATGTACCGGTAACTACTGCAGTAGCTAAATCAAAACAAGATGCCATTGTATTTAATCAAGTTAATACTTCTAATCATAATGTGTCTAATTTAATGAAATCGTTTCCTAAAGTTGATTCCATCACATTTGGTACACCGATACAAAAATCTGAAGAGGCTCAGAAATTGGTGCCCAAAGAGTTTGGAGCTAAACTGGGCAAAGAAATCATACCGGGTGGAGATCCTTTCAAAGTAGAAACTAATATATTTGCTACTGGTTCATTGAAAGATGCATTATCGTCGGACGTAACGTCAGAAAAGGTACAAGAGATTGCTTCAAACGCATCGCTAAAATTCGGAGCGACAATAACGGCAACAACAGCGGTAAAAACCGACTCGGCAGCTACGTTTAGTTTTGCTACTCCAATTCCTTTGAATGTGTATAGTACCTCGCAGAATGTTCCGCTACAAACGAATGCTCCGTTCAATTTAAAGATAACATCACCAACGGCAGCGGCTCAAACACAAGAATCGTTACAGTTAACTGGGTTCCTCGTAGGACAAACGGCTAATCAAACGCCCAACGTGCCTACCAGTAGTCCAACTGCCGAAGGAAAGTACAACTACAAACCTACATTTGGAATGTCTAATTTTCAGACATCGTTAGGACAAATTTCCATCAGTCTTGCGAGCGGGACACCTCCGAAAGAAACTGTTACAACTACGTCGTCGCTTACCATTGAAAAAACACCTTCGACCGAATCGAAAGCTcctatctttccaacaagttctGTACACGCTCTGCCCGCAACTTCTGCTGCACCTTTATTCGGCAATCAAACGAATCCATCGAATGTTTCTATATTCGGAGG
This genomic window from Colletes latitarsis isolate SP2378_abdomen chromosome 8, iyColLati1, whole genome shotgun sequence contains:
- the Nup214 gene encoding nuclear pore complex protein Nup214, whose product is MKTAPDPKDVQEFQFKQSHTTQILNAFESIPIACSLLVADKKRGLLYIGQDNKIYILKPGEDSDPEWSIEVQIPVAISKLTLSCDCSYLAVAPHGPSILIYDTQTLVRSNLQLLHEIRISSSSAEAFVNDLQWNPTIPGMLCTVASDYTIGSFQIKEEKEKTIELKALEKLNNLDVLCAVWSPKGKQVVVGCKNGNIVQLKPDLKVARTIPGPSPYIGEVISILWISNYQFCAAYLGSEQRINVLIIDAPKGETNAIFTCYEDITYGMSDTVGEAIIPRYYFDHVPEWGLIIAASSSSSEIAVLGSTDKGATWNQWQLIDSGRAELPLICTKESYPVGLAIDKTPVRKLPWGADSILPNPVPILHILATSGQLCSFHMVNLAPNCPVINSPPTEIVTPPPMSQSHVPLETPLIMNDAITSTPRPKQPENVSERPKPLPVGNLCDKFLKGSGSFVQSPPEKPKQQEQKFESPGMEMKIEPAKETHMQEPAKPDIKITPIKETIPQKPVEQKPSVEDDSRDIRAYIEEHNLFEKELRNRLEPHTWECGTEEERRKLIDTSVIIDQFLRDLRDTTNSLSSDIAYLKALLLQSFAWVEETKSKNAASIDIVTRNCGDSNKISDLQKLYYYTQTQLTQASKILDLEWSDSKSQEISQMKIPHLEFVYQNLILHNKIIQEEKSKLEHLKRRWRLIICNNNIFGLNRSLSNLSITSTKSSASLPRNGGIIEARCKAIANKTLSFTQGKQIKLREHLSASVPRVIKPVNPSPIQHRLEATLSSLASLDTMSVDAKNKVEQPISKQTLITKQTTEEPKVQSHLDSLNSIVARIGANETNNVPMKSKVQSKQPVFPIVFPSTTGSKPLQVEIKPNVPVTTAVAKSKQDAIVFNQVNTSNHNVSNLMKSFPKVDSITFGTPIQKSEEAQKLVPKEFGAKLGKEIIPGGDPFKVETNIFATGSLKDALSSDVTSEKVQEIASNASLKFGATITATTAVKTDSAATFSFATPIPLNVYSTSQNVPLQTNAPFNLKITSPTAAAQTQESLQLTGFLVGQTANQTPNVPTSSPTAEGKYNYKPTFGMSNFQTSLGQISISLASGTPPKETVTTTSSLTIEKTPSTESKAPIFPTSSVHALPATSAAPLFGNQTNPSNVSIFGGMPSSTGRLPVATTSTAFGAQTMPLPMSIFSGFKTTPATTVTASTVATSSNAVPLFQNTLPKPTFGEPVASLPPASSVSPNSSTPSTHALGNVTTTTSATSVFGKPALTMNAQFPSTPVVSTTANTFGKPVINPPSMPFGNSPNTSIFGNMPTTSANTSIFSGSSTGSIFGANTQASSAGSIFGGNTSPMNTFGTPQKSIFENNAPKSDSIFGATPNAGATTSFFGGAASNATPGPSSPGSPSVFGGVGQPAFGQAPAFDSKPVFGSASSFGASKSLFGVRFGTTAFGAAAVPPAFGGPSTLGGSPPPMDNTSKVFGSVGGSNTFESLASQPGGLSFSSLAQKSPEAEKPPAFTGGSSFSSWR